The proteins below are encoded in one region of Equus caballus isolate H_3958 breed thoroughbred chromosome 16, TB-T2T, whole genome shotgun sequence:
- the KIAA1143 gene encoding uncharacterized protein KIAA1143 homolog yields MAANLNLALGWDVDASTEAAMLPGLAPGGGGYVTSQVGAVTSVHCLGGPGSLFCPGAAMSKRNQVSYVRPAEPAFLARFKERVGYREGPTVETKRIQLQLPDEDGDHSDKEDEQPQVVVLKKGDLSAEEVMKIKAEIKAAKADEEPASADGRIMYRKPVKRSSDEKYSGLTASSKKKKTNEDEIRKQDSVKKNSQKQVKNNSLLSFNNEDENE; encoded by the exons ATGGCCGCGAATTTGAATTTGGCGCTCGGCTGGGACGTTGACGCCAGCACGGAGGCCGCCATGTTGCCCGGCCTCGCGCCAGGGGGCGGGGGCTACGTGACGTCACAAGTCGGCGCCGTCACTTCTGTACATTGTCTAGGCGGTCCGGGGAGCTTGTTTTGCCCCGGAGCAGCCATGAGCAAGCGGAACCAGGTGTCGTACGTGCGGCCAGCCGAGCCGGCGTTCCTGGCTCGCTTCAAGGAGAGGGTCGGCTACAGGGAAGGGCCCACCGTCGAGACCAAG AGGATCCAGCTTCAGCTCCCGGATGAAGATGGTGATCACAGTGACAAAGAAGATGAACAGCCTCAAGTGGTGGTTTTAAAAAAGGGAGATCTGTCAGCTGAAGAAGTCatgaaaattaaagcagaaataaaggcTGCCAAAGCAG ATGAAGAACCAGCTTCAGCTGATGGAAGAATCATGTATCGAAAACCAGTCAAGCGCTCCTCAGATGAAAAATACTCAGGTTTAACAGCAAgctcaaaaaagaagaagacaaatgaagatgaaatacgTAAGCAGGACTCCGTTAAAAAGAACTCACAAAAGCAAGTCAAAAACAACAGCCTCCTTTCTTTCAACAACGAAGATGAAAATGAATAA